The genomic DNA CGCACGAGCCATGGCCTTCTGCTCTTCCATCAGGGTGTTGAACCCAGCGGTGTCCACCGTATACCCCCGCTCGCGAGCCATGAGTTCGGTGAGATCGAGAGGGAAACCCTGCTCATCATACAACTTGAACGCAAAAGCACCCGGCAACGCGCTCCCCGGCTTCAGACGGCTTACCTCGGATTGGAACAGGTCGATGCCACGATCGAGGGTCTTGTTGAACGCTTCCTCCTCACGCTTCAAGACATCCTGAACATGTCCGCTGCGCTTGCGAATCTCCGGAAACACATCCCCCATGCTCGCCGCCAGAACGTCGACCAGTTTGTAGAAGAAGGGTTCTTTGAAGCCCAAAGTGCGACCGTAACGAACCGCACGACGCAGGATCCGCCGCAACACGTAGTTTCGATCGGTGTTGCCCGGCTGAATGCCATCCGCCACCGAGAAGCTCAGTGTGCGGATATGATCAGCGATCACCCGGAAGGCAACGTCGATTCGTTCCTGTTCGGTATCTCCCGTGGAGCCCGGCTTGGGCAGGGTGGAGCCATAACGCTTGCCGCTCATCCGCTCAATCTCGTCGAAGATGGGTCGGAAGATGTCAGTCTCGTAATTGGAGATCTTGGCGTTGGCGAAATCCTTAAAGCCTTTGGTCCCCTGAATGATGGAGGCCACGCGCTCGAAGCCCATCCCGGTATCGACATGCTTGGACGGCAGCGGGGAGAACGTGCCATCCGGATTGGCGTTAAACTGAATGAACACCAAGTTCCAGATTTCGATGCACTCCGCGCTGCCCTTGTTGACCAAGGCGCCCTTGGTATCGCCCGCGGGTGTGAGATCGACGTGCAACTCTGAGCACGGACCGCATGGACCCGTATCGCCCATCATCCAGAAATTGTCCTTCTTGTTGCCGTAGACGATGTGGACGTTCGGATCGAGTCCGGCCGCTTTGAACTTCTCAGCCCACATGTCCCAGGCCTCCTGGTCAAAGCTGCTGGGATCCCCCTTGGTCGGGTCCGGCTTGTAGACCGTGGCGTAAATCCGATGGCGGGGGAAATTCCACACTTCGGTGATCAGCTGCCAGGCCCAATCGATCGCCTCGCGCTTGAAATAGTCGCCGAAGGACCAGTTCCCCAGCATTTCGAAAAACGTATGATGATAGGTATCCAGGCCTACATCATCCAGGTCGTTGTGCTTGCCGCCGGCACGAATGCACTTCTGGGTGTCGGCCGCGCGGGTGTCGCTTCCTGGGATGACCGAAGCCCATTTCGACACATCCGCCTTCTTCTGCCCCAGGAAGATAGGCACGAACTGGTTCATTCCCGCGTTGGTGAACAACAAGTTCGGCGAATCCGGCATCAAGCTAGACGACGGAACGATGGTATGCTGCTGCGAGCGGAAAAAATCGACAAAGGACTGGCGGATCTGGGAGCTGGTCATCATAAGTCAAATCAGGCCGGGGAGCATAGGAAACCATCGCGCCCAAGGCCAGTGGAAGTTTTCTCCTTGGATCGGCAGGAACACCTTCCTACTGTGCCCCCAAAATGGAACCAAATTCCGCGTTGCCTCCTCAACTCCCCAGCCAGGCCCTCCCCTTGTCCTGGGCCGTCGAGACGGAAGGGCTGGAGAAGGATTTCGGCGGCGTTAGAGCCGTGAATGGACTGAGCCTGCAGGTTCGCAAAGGTTGCTTTTATGGGTTCCTGGGACCCAATGGTGCCGGCAAATCCACCACCATCAAGATGCTCACCGGCCTGCTGGCCCCCTCGAGCGGACGCATTCGCATCATGGGCGAGGACATGTCGAACACGGAGACCGCCCGAGAGATGAAGCGCCGCATCGGCGTTGTGCCTGAGCATCTGGGGCTTTTCGACAATCTCACCGCCCGGGAATACCTGACGTTTATCGGTCGCATGTACCTCCTTCCAGCTCAGGTCATCCGCGAACGGAGCGATGAACTGCTGCACATCATGGGTCTGGAAGGCGAGGAGAAGAAGCTCACCCTGGAATACTCTCACGGAATGAAAAAGAAACTGGCCCTCGCGGCCGCCCTCATTCCCAATCCGGACCTGATCTTCCTCGACGAGCCCTTCGAGGGTGTCGATGCCGTTTCCTCCAAGGTGCTCCGCGACATGCTCCGACGCTGCGTGGAACGCGGCGCCACGATCTTTTTGACCTCCCATGTTCTCGAGATTGTCGAAAAGCTCTGCACCGACGTCGGGATCATCTCCCGCGGCCAACTGGTCTTGCAGGAGTCCATGGCCCAGATCCGTGCGGCGGGCTCCCTGGAGGAACGCTTCATCCAGGCGCTCGGCGGTGAACATCTGGAGACCCAGAAACTCAGCTGGCTCGAATGAACTGGTCCCAGCTTCAAACCCTGCTCTGGCTCCGCTGGAGGCTTTCCTGGAATCAGCTGCGCAAAGGCCGGTCGCTGAATCTAATCCTCGCGGTGATCGCCACTGTGGGCGGCTACGCGCTGGTCATCACCTGCGCCGGTGGAGGCTTTCTTTTGGGTTGGAAACTTCTGGGGCGAGCCCAAGCGAATGCCACGCTGCTCACCCTGGACATCTTCACCGGACTCTTCCTGTTCTCCTGGATTATCGGCCTGCTGAATGAACTTCAACGATCGGAGATTATCGACATCCAGAGGCTGATGCATCTTCCCATCTCTCTGCCCCAGCTCTTCGGCATCAACTACCTGGCCTCGCACTTCACCTTTAGCATCATCGCGGCGGTCCCAGCCCTGACCGCGCTCAGCATTGGGATGGCGGTCAGCGTGGGAGCACAGATGCTGCTCCTCATCCCGCTGGCCTTGGCCTTCTTGCTCTGGGTGACGTCCTGGACCTATTGCCTGCGGGGATGGTTGGTTTCTCTCATGGTCAACCAGCGGCGCCGACGCGCCATCACCGCCGGACTGACCATCGCCATCATCCTGCTCGCTCAAGGGCCAAACCTGTATTTCAACCTGACTCGACCAGGAGGACACCGGGCCTCCCGAGGAGCCCCCTTCGGCTCCTTGGAAACCTACGGCACTTCCTCGGAGAGCCGGCTGGCACATCAGTTAGCCCCCCCGCTTTGGCTGGCCAACGGAGCGCTGGCCCTGCGTCAAGGAAACCCCTGGCCAGCGGTGGGCGGCACGGCAGGACTTTCGCTTCTCGCTTTCCTGGGCCTGGCTGTGGCGTATCGCAGCACGATGCGTTTCTACACCGGAAGTTCCAAAGTCAAACCTCTGGTTACCACCCCACCGCCTCCGGACAAAACCCCGAGCACTGGACCGCAACCGCGCAAACAGCTGCTGGTAGAGTGGCAGCTTCCCCTGGTGAGGTCGGACACCGCCGGATTGGCGCTAGCCTCCTTTCGTGCCATGGCGCGCGCGCCCGAGATGAAGATGATGATCGTCGGCCCGTTGACCATGATGGTGTTGTTTTATGCGATCTTCTTTACTAGAAACCGCGCCAACATGCCCATAGGCCTGGGTGAATTCGCGCCGACCAGCTTGGTTCTAATGCTGTTCTTCACCATGATTCAGGTGCTGCTCAATCAGTTCGGCTTGGATCGAAACGGCTTCCGGTCGCTGGTGCTCCTACCCATCCCGCGCAAACAGATGCTCCTGGCGAAGAATCTGGCGTTTGCTCCCTTTGTTGTGCCGCCCGCACTCATCGCCCTGGCGGTCGTGCCTTTCGTGCTCAAGGTTTCCATCGGTGCGCTCGCCGCAGGAGTCCTCCAAACCTTCACGATGTATCTCCTCCTGAGCACCATGGGCAACATCTACTCCATCGGAGTTCCATTCCGCATCGGCGCAGGATCGTTGAAGCCAACCAAGAACCCACCCAAGGTGGTCCTGTTGATGTTCGTGTCGCACCTCCTTTTTCCGATCCTCAGCCTGCCGGTCATCATCCCTCCGGCGGTCGAATTCCTGGCGCACCGAGCAGGATGGGCGGAGCACGTTCCGCTGAACCTGCTCCTGTCGGGGTTCTCGCTGGTCTGCACGGGACTCGTCTACTTTGGCAGCCTCGAAGGGCTGGGAGCCTGGCTCCAGCGCCGCGAAAAGGACATGCTGGCCACGTTGACGCAGGAGATCGAATGACATTGTGATTCCCCCGCCGAGAATTCTATGGCAGCGTCCCAACCACATCACAGAACGACTATGAGAACCACCCTATTCCTGTTCCTCGTCTGGCTTCAGAGCAGCGTCGCTTTGCCCTCGCTCCAAGCCGCGTCTCACTCTCTGTTCGACGGAAAAACATTCGCCGGATGGGAGGGTGACACCAACCAATGGTGGCGAATCGAGAAGGGAAACATCGTCGGAGGCTCGCTGGTGCGGACTATTCCCGAGAACCAGTTTCTCGCGACCACCCGCGACTACACCAACTTCGTTCTCAAGTTGGAGTTTCGCCTGACCGGAACCAACGGCTTCATCAATTCGGGTGTCCAGATCAGAAGCCAGCGTGTTCCCAAAAGCTCAGAAATGTCCGGATACCAATGCGACATCGGCGATCCCACGTGGTGGGGCAGCA from Verrucomicrobiales bacterium includes the following:
- a CDS encoding ABC transporter ATP-binding protein codes for the protein MSWAVETEGLEKDFGGVRAVNGLSLQVRKGCFYGFLGPNGAGKSTTIKMLTGLLAPSSGRIRIMGEDMSNTETAREMKRRIGVVPEHLGLFDNLTAREYLTFIGRMYLLPAQVIRERSDELLHIMGLEGEEKKLTLEYSHGMKKKLALAAALIPNPDLIFLDEPFEGVDAVSSKVLRDMLRRCVERGATIFLTSHVLEIVEKLCTDVGIISRGQLVLQESMAQIRAAGSLEERFIQALGGEHLETQKLSWLE
- the alaS gene encoding alanine--tRNA ligase, producing MTSSQIRQSFVDFFRSQQHTIVPSSSLMPDSPNLLFTNAGMNQFVPIFLGQKKADVSKWASVIPGSDTRAADTQKCIRAGGKHNDLDDVGLDTYHHTFFEMLGNWSFGDYFKREAIDWAWQLITEVWNFPRHRIYATVYKPDPTKGDPSSFDQEAWDMWAEKFKAAGLDPNVHIVYGNKKDNFWMMGDTGPCGPCSELHVDLTPAGDTKGALVNKGSAECIEIWNLVFIQFNANPDGTFSPLPSKHVDTGMGFERVASIIQGTKGFKDFANAKISNYETDIFRPIFDEIERMSGKRYGSTLPKPGSTGDTEQERIDVAFRVIADHIRTLSFSVADGIQPGNTDRNYVLRRILRRAVRYGRTLGFKEPFFYKLVDVLAASMGDVFPEIRKRSGHVQDVLKREEEAFNKTLDRGIDLFQSEVSRLKPGSALPGAFAFKLYDEQGFPLDLTELMARERGYTVDTAGFNTLMEEQKAMARAAQKKTVIELSQIETTTPTCFVGYDALETEAKVLEVVNLKDKTAVVLDSSTCYAEMGGQVGDTAELSEGGRLWRVANTQKSGNTWLHFVEGGEAPDVGRKVKLSVDVARRAAIQRHHTVTHLLHWALHEVVSHEATQKGSFVGPDKLTFDFNHGALTSEQVHDIEKLVNERIVENAVVSWSEVPHTDVKSRKDILQFFGDKYGDVVRVVQIGGAAKQLNGYSMELCGGTHARATGEIGLFRIVAESAIAAGVRRIEAIAGLEAYRVATQDLALIRNIAGRVSTPVHELEKKIEALMVHQKELEKQVKAAQQREAAQTAKTLVAGVTPIQGIPTLIANVGGADGDTLQAIADAAKGLFEGVILLGGSQAGSVALVAAVSAAYTSKVQAGKLIQAVAPIVGGKGGGKPDNARGGGKDPSKLDEALAKARTLI
- a CDS encoding DUF1080 domain-containing protein; this translates as MRTTLFLFLVWLQSSVALPSLQAASHSLFDGKTFAGWEGDTNQWWRIEKGNIVGGSLVRTIPENQFLATTRDYTNFVLKLEFRLTGTNGFINSGVQIRSQRVPKSSEMSGYQCDIGDPTWWGSIYDESRRNKLMAQSDMAALNKVLKRGDWNHYEIRAEGRRIRTFINGAQGVDYTEADASLPQWGKLGIQIHGGGKAEAHFRKLSIQELP